The window AACTCTCCCACAGTACAGACTCAACTCTCCCACAGTACAGACTCAACTCTCCCACAGTACAGACTCAACTCTCCTACATTACAGACTCAACTCTCCTACAATACAGGCTGAACTCTGCagtcttatttttcttgtatgtCCTTCCAAATGGattgtgtctttaaaaaataactaaattttttaatataatagagatggggttttgacatgttgcccaagctggtctcgaattcctgggcttaggcaatcctcccagctcggcctcccatagtgttgtgattacaggtagGATTACTTTGCACCTGCATGATCCTGCCTTTTTAATACCTCCAAGTTTTTAGTgtctgttttccaaatttttatccACACCACATACGCAGAGCTAGTATGAGAACTTGAGTAAGTCACAAGGTATTTCTGAGAATCAGTTTCTTCTGGAGCCAAGGTCTTTTGTGACCCAGGATACATCTGGCAGAGAAGAGGTAAGAGGAGGCTTCATCAGAAGACAGATCAGTGCAATCTACTGGATGCCGTATCTGGGGACTTACGGCAGCACAAAGTCACTGGATGACTCCAATAAGTGAGACTCTTCCAAGAAAAAAGTGGGGCTGGCAGAGCAGTGGGGGTGGAGAAGAGCCAGAAGGAAGGAACTGTCACTTATTAAGGATTATTTTTCTCAGGGGCCATGCCAGCTGCTCTACACATATTACTTACCATAGCCACTCTGGTGGTTACATTATGATATTCAttacaatctttttcttttttcttttaaagacagactctcgctctgccGCCCGGGCTggagcagtggtgccatctctgcttttgcaacttctgcctcccaggttcaagtgattctcctgcctcagcctcctgagtagctgggattacaggcgtgcaccaccacacccagctagtatttgtatttttagtaaagacagggtttcagcatgttggtcaggctggtctcgaactcgacctcaggtgatccacccgcctcggcctcccagtgttctgggattacaggtgtgagccaccaccccagcctcATTACAAATTTAAAAGTGAGGTAATGAAAGCTAACTAGTTCCCGCAAGGTCACACAAGTAGAGACcgagttaaaaagaaaattattttattttttccctcctgcACGACATGACTCTGTTTTGATTCTCAAACTCATGTCAGTTACTGGgcctgccaggtgtggtgactcatacctgtcatcccaaagctttgggaggccgaggcgggaggattgcttgcagccaggagttcaagaccagcctgggcaacacagtgagacccccatctctaccaaaacaaattGTTTGAATTAGCAGGGTGttgtggcatgttcctgtagtcctagcaacctttccacttgggaggctgaggcagaaggactgctggagtccaggagttggaggtcacagtgagctatgatcgcaccactgcgctccagcctggggaacagagtaagactctgtctctcaaaaaaaaaaaaaaaagttatggatCCTATAGTTCaatttcctttttggttttttttttttttttttagatactctcacactctgttgcccaagctgaagtgcagccttgacctcccaggctcaagtgatcctcctgcttcagcctcccaagtggctgggactacaggctgaagccaccatgcccagctaattttttttttcttttctttctgtagagacaaggtctcactatgttgcccaaggtggtttcaaacccctgggcttgagcaatcctcccacctcagccttccaagtagctggaactccaggcacgcaccaccacacctggctaattttgaaattttatgtagAGTTGGATTCTCAttgtattgcccaggttggtctttaactaactcctggactcaagtgatcatcctgcctcagcctcccaaagtgctggtattaaaggcatgagccacgtcGCCCAGCCTTATCTTACAAACTAGCTCAGACTAGCAGGGAAAAAAGTGGTTGCAAACATCAGTTTGCCTTTTAGGTCTCCCCTCTCCAGAATCTTAGCCCCTTTGGCCCTCATTGTTTCAGTAGCTCACTAATGcttttaagtaattttatatttttatctggcTTCTCCCATTGTTCACAGGATTGTAAATGTCCTGCAATCCAATCTGAAAAGCgtaagttttgtttttcaaatattttaaaaatagttcactAAAGCTAAGTAAGTCAAAAATTCCTCACAatgctattttcctttctttttccttccttttttttttctttctctttccccttccttttttttttttttttgagacagggtctcactgtcacccaggctggagtgcagtggtacaatcttagaatctcagctcactgtaacctccgcctctcaggctcaagcgatcctccacctcagcctcccatgtagctgggactacaagcgtgcaccacacttggtagagaagggggtttcaccatgttgctcaggctggtcttgaactcctgagctctagcaatttgtccacctcagtctctcaaagtgctgggattacaggcataagccaccacaccaggcctcttttacttttttttttttgagacagagtctcgctctgttgccaggctggagtgcagtggcgcgatctcggctcactgcaacctccgcctcctgggttcaagcgattctcctgcctcagcctcctgagtagctgggactacaggcacccgccaccatgcccagctaatttttgtatttttagtagagatggggtttcaccatgttggccaggatggtctcgatctcttgacctcgtgatccgcccgcctcggcctcccaaagtgttgggattacaggcatgagccaccgcgcccggctacttttttttttttttttttgagacagagtcttgctctgtcgcccagtctggagtgcagtggcgcgatctgggcacactgcaacctccacctcctgggttcaagcaattgtcctgcctcagcctcctgagtagctgggattacaggcgcccgccaccatgcccagctaatttttttgtatttttagtagagatggagtttcaccatgttggccaggctggtctcaagctcctgacctcaggtgatccacctgcctcggcctcccaaagtactgagattacaggcgtgagccaccgcgcccggccctacattttgctttcaaaattttggGGGCGGCCAGAGAGACAGAGCgacacactgtctcaaaaaacaaaacaaacaaacaaaaactaaaacaaataaaatctttttcgagacagggtctcactctatcacctaggctggagcgcagtggtgcaatcttggttcactgaagcCCTGACCTCTGGGACTCaggcgaccctcccacctcagcctcttgagcagctgggaccacaggcgtgcacccccACAACTGGTTAATTTTCCtactttctgtagagatggggtttcaccatgttgcccaggctggtctcgaactcttgggctcaagcgatctgcctgcctcagcctcccaaagtgctgggattacagtcctgagccaccatgcccagccccttttttCTCTTAATGCTGAAAAAGCTTTcctgaattataatttttaaaacttaaaaggcagaaaagggcCATCTACAGTGGTGCAGACTGAGATTTATAAGCTTCCTTTATCTTGCaatattttaagaacattttaagttttttttttttttttgagacgcagtcttgccctgtcgcccaggctggagtgcagtggagcgatctcggctcactgcaacctccgcctcctgggttcaagcgattctccggcctgagcctccccagcagctgggactacaggcctggcaccacgcttggctgattttttttttgtatttttagtagagacggggtttcaccacgttggccaggctggtctcaaattcctcacctcaagtgatctgcccacctcagcctcgcagtgcagtgttaggattacaggtgtgagccactgagtccagccACATACTCCCTTCTCAAGGTGTTTTCTGGGTATTCACCCTGATTTTGGGGGCGGGTTGGAGTTATGAAAAACAACATCACAGACTTCCTATAAagaccttttttttgagatggagtcttgctctgttgtccagtctggggtgcaatggcgtgatctctcggctcactgcaacctccacctcctgggttcaagtgatttttgtgcctcagcctcccgagtagctgggactacaggcacccgcctaatttttgtatttttaatagagatgggatttctccacgttggccaggctggtttcaaactcctgacctcaggtgatccacctgcctcggcctcccaaagttgttgggattacaaggcatgagccaccgtgcctgaccccccgaccttttttgtttttgtttttttgaggcacatgtcaccatgcccggcttatttttattttgagacaggcgTGAGCAagcacacccagccaaaaatttcTCCTACATGTCATTCTGCATACATGTGAAGACAGCCTTAAGAAATTCCTAGAATAGTCAAACGTACCTCCAGAGATTTTCAATTATCTATTCATACCAAGCAATGTATAAGAATGCCTAGTTCCTCGCAGTCTTGccaagattaaaacaaaacaaaaaattccctTATCTTTGCTAATCTGAAGGATGAACAAACTTATGAGTATTAGCATAAGATTATGCATCTCTTCACCTAATAGTTCAGAACCGGTTATAGTTACTTTCTTGTGAATGATGTTTCTTGGGAACATACGCATTTCTAGTTCTCCTATtgaggacttttcttttttttcttttttttttttttttgagacggagtctccagtctgtcacccaggctggagtgcagtggcacaatcttggctcactgcaacttccgcctcctgggttcaagcaattctctgtctcagcctcccgaatagttgggattacaggcacacgccaccacacccggctaatttttgtatttttagtagagacggcgtttccccatgttggccaggctggtttcaaactcctgacttcaggtgatctgcctgcctcggcctcccaaagtgctgggattacaggtgtgagccaccatgcacggccgAGTTATTGGTCTTTTCTTAATGAACTGGAGGATACTTTACATAAAGGAAATTAGCTCTTTGTGATGAACTGCAACTATTTCTTCCCAAGTTTGCCACAGCTTCCAATTTCCCTTGATGGTAGTTTTTGTTATGCAgaacttttaattttcatgtagctgatttttacatatttttaagttgtggtaaaatacacataataatccatttttatttttagtattttatttttcagattctcAGCCTCTGCACAGCCTTAGTACTCCCTGAGAAATTCAGTGTTTGCATATCCTTTCCacaaaaatgagaggaaaaaggaCCAGTACCTGCTAGTGACTGATACATTTATTAGTTTCTAACAAAAAGGCATACATGGTAGGCAGAGTAGAAATACTAACAGAAATTAGTTTATCTTGAAACCAATTTTAGTCAGGAAGACTTCTTCACAGAGAATGAGCTGAATATATAAATCCCAAATATATCACaccatatatgtgatatatttacACCTAAATATATCACACCCTCCTTTTTGGTCACAGACTATTCCAGGAAGATTAAATAGATAACGTTTAATTTGAGGCATTCAAGAATGTCCACCCTAAAACTGAAAGTGAAATTGCTCTTAGAGAAAAATTGGTTTGATGAGAAGATTGATCTTAGCCTGTCTCAGACaaatttggtttatttatttttacttaacgACCCATGTGATAGTATAGTTGCAAGCTATACTTCATTTAACTACAATCATTACTCAGAGGACAATCACCTTAAGAGgcaaattaagttttaaattagCACAGAATTTATAATTACCCAATCAGCATTGACATAGATGCCATCAGGTAtgcaaagattaacaaaattcTATTACCAACCTTAGAGGAAAAAAACTTAATGACATACAGAAATACTGGCAAATTTAAGCTAGAATTAGCTCCAggacattttatcttattttcacattaaaagaATAGATTACTAGATATCAGCAGAAATGCTGTTAAAGCTATTTTTTACTAATAGTTGTTCATATTAATGAAACAAAAGATCAATAGTCTCTGAGCTAAATTTCACAAAATGAAATCAGTGTCTTCTGATTTAACTTTCAGGAGTAAGAAAGGGCAAAACCCAAGCACCATACTTTCTATTTCTGTTCATAAACTCAAATAAAAGCAGTATCAACACAAATGATCATATAAGAAAACACGTGGTTATGTTTCAGGTTCCACAACATAAGACACTGTGAGGTAACTCTCCTGTAATACATTcccatttttttctggaatagCAGATGCATAGAAATGCAGGTTTCCAAAAATTCACCCAATTTAGTAACTAATTTTGATTCTGATGCCTGATAGTAGGGTGTGAAAAGCTGTAAAACCCAAATGTTTCCTGTGTTCTTTCACAAGGACAAGGGAAGAGGATGCTCTGCCAAACTGCCCCTGCTGCGTCATAGTGGACCAGTTTCAATGATCCAGACTGTCAGTCACCCCATCCAGCCTCATCCTCATCTGGACCCATTTCTCACCACCCAATCAGTTTCAATGATCCAGACTGTCAGTCACCCCATCCAGCCTCATCCTCATCTGGACCCATTTCTCACCACCCAATCAGTTTCAATGATCCAGACTGTCAGTCACCCCATCCAGCCACATCCTCATCTGGACCAGTTTCTGACCACCCAATCAGTTTCAATGATCCAGACTGTCAGTCACCCCATCCAGCCACATCCTCATCTGGACCAGTTTCTGACCACCCAATCAGTTTCAATGATCCAAACTGTCAGTCACCCCACCCAGCCTCATCTGGACCAGTTTCTGACGACCCAATCAGTTTCAATGATCCAGACTGTCAGTCACCCCATCCAGCCTCATCCTCATCTGGACCCGTTTCTGACCAACCACCCAATCAGTTTCAATGATCCAGACTGTCAGTCACCccatccagcctcagcctcatccTCATCTGGACCCGTTTCTGACCAACCACCCAATCAGTTTCAATGATCCAGACTGTCAGTCACCccatccagcctcagcctcatccTCGTCTGGACCCGTTTCTGACGACCTAATCAGTTTCAATGATCCAGACTGTCAGTCACCCCATCCAGCCTCATCTGGACCAGTTTCCGACGACCCAATCTGTTTCAATGATCTGGACTGTCAGTCACCCCATCCAGCCTCATCCCAGCTCTTAACTCCTTCTGCATAGTTCAGTTTCCTTTCTGGCAACTAATTCCCAATTTCCTAGAAAACCCTGATTTTCTGATTTAACACTGATTCGAATCCACTTTAAACCAAAggaaacaggccgggcgtggtggctcacgcctataatcccagcactctgggaggccgaagcaggtggatcacctgaggacaggagttcaagaccagcctggccaacatggtgaaatcccatctctactaaaagtacaaaaaaaaaaaaaaattagctgggtagctgggtgtagtggcacatgcctatgatcccagctactcgggaggctgaggcagaagaatcgcttgaactcgggaggcggaggttgcagtgagctgagatcgcgccattgcacaccagcctgcgtgacagagcaagactctgtctccaaaaaaaaaaaaaaaaaaaaaaaaaaaaaaaaatctgggattTCCCACATATGAATATGAATCCAAATtttgaaactccgtctaaaaaaaaaaaacaaacaccaaaggAAATGCTACAATGctgaaaattgaattaaattggaGATGGAAATTAGATTACTTTAGGAAAACCTTTTGAGTACTCTGTAAACATTGGACAAtagcaagaaaatggattttaaacCCTGCATGGGTTCCTTAATCACTCAGAATAGTATAATCTTGCTTTGATTACCAGTCACGACAAAAAGGTGAGCAAAGGCCATAAAACATGCAGTTTTTGGAAAGACAATGGCACTTGAAGATTTCCTGGAGTTGGCCAAAGCTTAAGATATCTCTAAGAATTGTAAAGCTTAATACACATCTGTTATTAAGAAGGGAAACGACAGGGGACCCCTGCTTACCGCtgagctgtgcagaagctcatgTGTCTATGCAGTCCTTACAATCACACAGACCTTCATTAAGGACAATGAGTGTGCCTAGAGAGCAGCATGAATGACACATGGATGAAGATTCCATGATAGGAAAGAGCTTCACATTCCAGCTTTACTAGATCACAAAGCACTCCCTTTACCAGGCCTTACTTTGTGCATCTCTGAAAcatctgaaaaacacttttctgTGAAATGCTAGGCTGTAGGGAGTGAGCACTTTTGGATACCTTACAGTGATCTCTAGTAGAATTTGGCATCTTTCTTCTATTAACTGACTGCTTCAACTGCATCTTTAAAGACACTTGCCTATTTTTGTCCCTTGAGCCTCTCTCTGGTGTTGGATGCTTTGTGTGAGTTTGCCTTTTGAAGTTCCCATCTTTGGGATTCTTCCTCTGTCCATTTAGCACTTTGTCTGGAGGGGAGGATGTAGCGCGTAAGTGATACTCATCTGGGGATCCTTTTTGCCGGTTTGGCACCATTTGCTCTTTATCCACCTCCTTCTGAAGTTGTAATGCCAATAACCTGTCCTGTTCTTCTTGTTTATGTCTCTCAAACAGTAGATGCTCCAAATCTATCAGTTTTTGGGTaaagtttatttctgtttcctcttgaTCTGGGGAAGATTCGGGggacacttttcttctttttgcagaAAAGCATGGATCCTTGACTGCTTCAAAGGAAGATTCttggttttttcttttggaaatctcCTTACTGATCAGTAGGCACGACTCTTCATTTTCTGTCTCACCTGTGttgtttccatttgtctgtgtcaccCCTGATGTGGGGGCGCACCCACTTTCTGTTCTGCCACAAGGCATAACTGCAGTTTCTTTCGAGTAGGGAACTCTGGTTTTAGGTCGCTCGTGACTTAAGACACATAACTCTTTCCCATGATTGCTTGGTCTTGTTTTGACGTTTCCTTCATGGTACCATTCGGCACCACAGGCACATAACCATGGCATAGGGGACTCTATTGAAGAATCTGCACCTTGTTCTCCAACTCCAAGGGATATCTGTGGAGAAAGTGTCGGCATATCTTCTATTTCTGTGTCTTGCCCTGTTGGGCTTTTCCTATCACTACTGTCAATGTcctgtagaaaacagaaaaagactgaGTGAACCAGGGGAAAATATCAAATCATAAGATGTAAGTCTAATTACACTGATACTACAGCTGGACTGTCActatacattattattactaataaggtatatatttctttctttcttttctttttttttcagagtcttgctctgtcgcccaggctggagtgcagtggcgcggtctcagctcactgcaaccttcacctcccaggttcaagtgattctcctgcctcagcctcccaaataggtgtatatttattcttaatagtatttttatttcatgggCAAATTTAGATTAAGCTATTACTTCATTTTCACTCCCATGAAAACCTACAGATTAAAACCCACAGACTAGATTCCAAATATGGCCAATAGCTGGTATCAGGACCTGACCTTCTTTCACCTTACAAAGGTCTGCCAGCATAGGGGTTTTTAACTCTTTTCTCTACCGTGGACCCTCCTTTTGGCATTTAGGTGAAGCTTACAGACCACTTCTGAGAATAatgtttttaactaaaaaattaagatatacaGTAGCTTTACAAAAGGAACAATTTATGTTGTAAACACAATCATTAAAAGGTTCAAAAAAATGTGAGGTAATAATGTGCATCTATAATACAGTAAATAATAGGATCTACCAGCCAGTCTAATAACTCATAATACCCAATTATCTGTGTCACCCCTGATGTAGTACACCCACTCTCTGTTTTGCCACAAGGCACAACTGCAGTCTAATACCAATGTAGAGATAagtataaatgatatttaaagatATCTGtaacatggctgggcacggtggctcatgcctgtaatcacagcacttccggaggctgaggcggacagctcacctgaggtcaggagtttgagaccagcctggccaacatgatgaaaccccatctctactaaaaatacaaaaattagccgggcgtgggggtataagcctgtagtcccagctaccagggaagcTGAGGATGCACCGAGcatccactgtactccagcctggacgatggattctctctcaaaaaataaacaaaacaaaacaaacaagcaaaaaaaaaatacctagtgTTTGGAAGATAAAGCTTGGGACTTCTATAAGTTACTTCTATAAGTAACTTGACTGGGTGTATTTCTCACCAAGACCCCTGGAAGCTAGACCCATTGTTTGTTATAAGAAATAATTGACCCTTACAGGGCATGTGGTCTCAAAGTAGTTAATACACTCACTTGTGTGGCCTTTTTCCAGGCTATCACCTTGGAGCTCTGCTGCTGAGGACTCCTGCTGAACACACATGCCTGATGCTGCCTTACTAGCATACTTTTTCTcatcttgcaatttttttttttttttttttttgaggtggagtctcactctgtcatccaggctggagtgcaatggcgacatctcagctcactg is drawn from Homo sapiens chromosome 3, GRCh38.p14 Primary Assembly and contains these coding sequences:
- the RNF168 gene encoding E3 ubiquitin-protein ligase RNF168; the encoded protein is MALPKDAIPSLSECQCGICMEILVEPVTLPCNHTLCKPCFQSTVEKASLCCPFCRRRVSSWTRYHTRRNSLVNVELWTIIQKHYPRECKLRASGQESEEVADDYQPVRLLSKPGELRREYEEEISKVAAERRASEEEENKASEEYIQRLLAEEEEEEKRQAEKRRRAMEEQLKSDEELARKLSIDINNFCEGSISASPLNSRKSDPVTPKSEKKSKNKQRNTGDIQKYLTPKSQFGSASHSEAVQEVRKDSVSKDIDSSDRKSPTGQDTEIEDMPTLSPQISLGVGEQGADSSIESPMPWLCACGAEWYHEGNVKTRPSNHGKELCVLSHERPKTRVPYSKETAVMPCGRTESGCAPTSGVTQTNGNNTGETENEESCLLISKEISKRKNQESSFEAVKDPCFSAKRRKVSPESSPDQEETEINFTQKLIDLEHLLFERHKQEEQDRLLALQLQKEVDKEQMVPNRQKGSPDEYHLRATSSPPDKVLNGQRKNPKDGNFKRQTHTKHPTPERGSRDKNRQVSLKMQLKQSVNRRKMPNSTRDHCKVSKSAHSLQPSISQKSVFQMFQRCTK